Proteins encoded in a region of the Synechococcus sp. BIOS-U3-1 genome:
- a CDS encoding ATP-binding cassette domain-containing protein produces MTDSRKRALQQVDHLEKELIFEVVEQADPHRDLRLIGFCLRRLKAPARSLIAMPDADISFQLDHNDIHHRRVDSPREPWKSEFPMLIVKDQANGEPLALYRDRGRNWFYSATQGRHWLVPVDVRLDSDAYEIYPSLPAKIVGPLAVVRFAFSTELNAIWALVIASAAVMAFHLSIPIFTNVLVNRILPENDSALLLEGLAIVIVVVVGVAAAQYLQTIMMLRIESVTDLRLQTAVFDRVMRLPMHFISKYTTGDLASRVESINQLRQLLGSGVLSTLLSTVFSVGYFVLMVIYDRSLAIWAALFTLVSLASLLYLTIRDIQLQKPLLETGAEITNFSLQSVMGLAQIRSSATEPFVLLRWLREINRYALLQLRSNFYNDAIEMFGTLVSPLASLMLFALVTHKLLAGASTSAEFELILVSFISFNAAFTGFNSSLSQAANLAANTLGRGSVLWQRAEPVIYAEVEKGYEPDAVHHELEGHFLFRDVVYQFPDASEPLYRDLNFEIKPGQHTVITGPSGCGKSTIMNMFLGFIEPQGGDLLIDGLALPQLAIRHYRRQLGVVLQTAHLNCGSIYDIVSAGLVTEEDRIWAALEAASVADEVAAMPMKLETIVMEGAGNMSGGQAQRIAIARALIHQPRVLLMDEATSALDPRSQQRINETVQSLGITRISVAHRLATIRDADTIIVLRDGVAAENGTWDELKHHGYLAEILSKGH; encoded by the coding sequence ATGACTGACTCTCGAAAACGCGCTCTTCAGCAGGTCGATCACCTAGAGAAGGAGCTCATCTTTGAGGTTGTGGAACAGGCCGATCCTCACCGTGATCTGCGATTGATCGGATTCTGTCTTCGGCGTTTAAAGGCACCTGCGCGATCGCTGATTGCCATGCCTGATGCTGATATCAGTTTCCAGCTCGATCACAACGATATTCATCATCGCCGAGTCGACTCACCGCGTGAGCCATGGAAATCTGAATTTCCCATGCTGATCGTCAAAGATCAGGCGAATGGTGAACCTCTGGCGTTGTATCGCGATCGGGGCCGGAACTGGTTCTATTCCGCAACTCAGGGACGGCACTGGCTTGTGCCGGTGGATGTCCGTCTGGACAGTGATGCCTACGAGATCTATCCCTCGTTACCGGCCAAGATAGTTGGTCCATTAGCTGTGGTCAGATTTGCATTCAGCACGGAGTTGAATGCCATCTGGGCTCTAGTGATTGCCTCTGCAGCAGTGATGGCATTTCATCTGTCCATCCCGATCTTCACCAATGTTTTGGTGAATCGGATCTTGCCTGAGAACGACAGTGCCCTACTACTTGAAGGTTTGGCAATTGTAATCGTAGTTGTGGTGGGTGTTGCTGCTGCTCAGTATCTACAAACCATCATGATGCTGCGGATTGAAAGTGTTACGGACTTGCGATTACAGACCGCGGTTTTTGATCGCGTAATGCGTCTTCCAATGCACTTCATTTCTAAATACACCACTGGTGATCTTGCGTCACGTGTTGAATCGATCAATCAATTGCGTCAGTTACTCGGAAGTGGTGTTCTCTCGACCTTGCTTTCTACGGTCTTCAGCGTGGGTTACTTCGTTCTGATGGTGATTTATGACCGCTCTCTAGCTATCTGGGCTGCTCTGTTCACGCTTGTTTCTCTGGCATCTCTGCTTTATCTCACGATTCGTGATATTCAATTGCAGAAACCATTGTTGGAGACTGGAGCTGAAATCACTAATTTCTCGCTCCAATCGGTCATGGGACTGGCGCAGATTCGCAGTTCCGCTACAGAGCCGTTTGTCCTGCTTCGCTGGCTGCGCGAGATTAATCGTTATGCGCTGCTGCAATTGCGCAGCAACTTTTACAACGATGCGATTGAAATGTTCGGAACGCTAGTGAGTCCACTGGCTTCCTTAATGCTGTTTGCCCTGGTAACTCATAAGCTCTTGGCTGGTGCCAGTACCTCAGCAGAGTTTGAACTGATTCTGGTGAGTTTCATCTCCTTTAATGCTGCATTCACGGGATTCAATTCATCCCTCTCTCAAGCAGCCAATCTTGCTGCCAATACTTTGGGTCGCGGCAGCGTTCTCTGGCAGCGTGCAGAACCTGTGATTTATGCCGAAGTGGAGAAGGGCTATGAACCTGATGCGGTGCATCACGAACTAGAGGGTCATTTTCTCTTTAGAGATGTTGTTTACCAGTTTCCGGACGCTAGTGAACCGCTTTATCGCGACCTCAATTTCGAAATTAAACCTGGTCAGCACACGGTGATCACGGGTCCGAGCGGCTGTGGAAAATCCACGATTATGAATATGTTCTTGGGCTTTATTGAGCCTCAGGGGGGCGATTTACTGATCGACGGGCTTGCCTTGCCTCAGCTCGCAATCCGGCATTACCGCCGTCAGCTCGGTGTTGTTCTGCAGACTGCGCATCTAAACTGCGGCTCGATTTACGACATTGTCTCCGCCGGCCTTGTCACCGAAGAAGATCGAATCTGGGCAGCGCTTGAAGCGGCCTCTGTGGCTGATGAGGTGGCAGCCATGCCGATGAAGCTTGAGACGATTGTGATGGAGGGGGCAGGCAACATGTCTGGTGGCCAGGCACAGAGAATCGCGATCGCCAGAGCTTTGATTCATCAACCTCGTGTGCTGCTGATGGATGAGGCCACCAGTGCTCTGGATCCTCGATCACAACAGCGCATCAATGAAACGGTGCAGTCTCTGGGGATTACAAGGATTAGCGTTGCACACCGTCTGGCGACCATCCGCGATGCGGACACGATCATCGTTCTTCGCGATGGTGTAGCTGCAGAAAATGGAACTTGGGACGAACTTAAGCATCACGGTTACCTTGCAGAGATTCTGTCTAAGGGACACTGA